A single genomic interval of Dromiciops gliroides isolate mDroGli1 chromosome 1, mDroGli1.pri, whole genome shotgun sequence harbors:
- the LOC122736366 gene encoding 60S ribosomal protein L36a-like, with the protein MVNLPQNRCTYCKKCGKHQPHKVMQYKMGKDSLYTQGKQCYNHKQSSYGGQTKPIFCKKATTLLRLEYVETKCRSKRMLAIKHCKHLELGGDKMRKGQMMQF; encoded by the coding sequence ATGGTAAATTTGCCCCAAAACAGGTGTACCTACTGCAAGAAGTGTGGCAAGCACCAGCCACACAAGGTGATGCAGTACAAGATGGGCAAGGACTCTCTGTATACACAGGGCAAGCAGTGCTACAACCACAAGCAGAGCAGCTATGGTGGCCAGACCAagcccatcttctgcaagaaggcCACGACCTTGCTGAGGCTTGAGTACGTGGAGACCAAGTGTAGGTCCAAGAGGATGCTGGCCATTAAACACTGCAAGCACCTCGAACTGGGAGGAGACAAGATGAGGAAGGGACAAATGATGCAGTTCTGA